ttcagccCTCAGCCCTCAGCCCTCAGCCCTCCCCGCATCaatggccgccgccgccgccgccgctgcttcCGCAGAGAGCCCCTCTGCCGACAACCTCGAATCCGAGCCACAATCGCCGCCGCTCTCCGCCTCCGGAGTCACCGATTTGAACGCCTTGCCTTGCGAAATCATGGACGCGTCGACCaacggagccggagccggagctggagctggagctggagctggagctgATCAGACGACGACCGCTGAGCCGCCCCAGGCGGAGGCCGACACCCAATCGGCTCCCCAGGCCACCGCCGCGGAAGCCGATAAGAGGTGGCCGGGATGGCCCGGCGACTGCGTCTTTCGCCTCGTCGTGCCGGTTCTCAAGGTCGGGAGCATTATTGGCCGCAAGGGGGAGCTCATCAAGAAGATGTGTGAGGAGACTCGCGCTCGCATTCGCGTGCTTGATGCTCCTGTCGGCACTCCCGATCGCGTCGTAAGTTTCCTAGGGTTGGCTCTTTCGTTTACTAGGTTTACTCATGTTGAGCGAGTTTGAATTGAAGACGTCTAGTTCTTTCGGAGTCCTGCAGTCAGGAGGTGAAGGGAGTACTGAACTAGGGTTCTTTGGCTACACTTTTGGGGCTATGGATTTGATATATTCGCTTGCTGTGCTCTTACTCGTTCTTCGTGTGTCATTCACGTCTTCTAGTTTCTGTGGTGATTGAGGAGAGAACATCTTTGATGGCAACTTTTGTTCTTAACTTCATAAAACCTGCATCCAACTTCATTTTTGGGTTGATGAATAGTTTTTGGATTACAGATTTGCCCCAAATGCTATAGCTTTTCTCCTATTTGGTTGAGAAGATTAACCACTTAGGTGTTTTCCTGTCCATTCCCCTGCTTACTGCGGACCCGCTTTTTAAATATCTCCCCTTACTGGAATAGCTCCTCTCTTATCTTTCAAACATCTGTCCTTCTGAAACGGTCCTCAACTTTTCCTTAAAATTCGCAATGTGAACTTGATTAGAGTGCCATCAGCCTACAATTCCATTGCTGTTCTTTACGTTGACTatcacaatcatcatcatagCCTCCAGCTTTCTGTTCTTTAAGGATCATGTCCATAATGTTGCCGTCCACAGTGGAGGAGCTTCTCATTGGAAGCCAGTGGTCCATTGCTTTCCATACTGGTTATGAAGCATGTCATGTATTGAATTGGTGAATTTGGGGCTTAGAGTTcctatgatttgatttttggctCATGGATAATAGCCTCACAGTTAGCAAACTCATGGATAAGTAAGTAACTGGCAAAATCATAGAGAAATTTGGCAGAACCTAAAGAAGTGGCTTGGTTGAGAGATAATCAAAGTTGAGTGAGTTgggataaaaagaagaagtacCAGGAAGGTACATGAAAGTCAGGACAAAGTTGGATgaatacaaaaataatttacCCTCACATATCCTTGCTTCCACTGTGCATGTGAACCAAGTAAATAGAGAAGGCTGTTAAGAGAATACCTATTCCATTACTATCCTACTAATTCTATCCCAGAGGAACAGTTATCCTCTTCTGGATGCATTCCCTTGCATGAGTCAAATATGACCTTAGTAGATAAAAGAAGGCTTGTGTGGAGATAGGCTCTACTTATTCCTGAGACGAACTAGCAGTTAGATTTTTGAGATTGTTAATTTAAATCTATCTTAAACTGAAGCACAATCCTGAAAACGATTTGGGTTTTCATATAGCCTCACATTTTTGGAGTCAATTGTAAAGAACTCCAATATTGTCACTTTGCATCTTGTAGTATGGCTTTGTACCTCTTTATTTGGTTTATGTTGCAGAAATTACTTGAGACAGTGGCAGTTTTCTTGGATTATTCCATGCCAATCTGATTGCCATGGTTCCATTGCCGTGTTCTTCATCATTTGTTCTATTACATTTGATTGTGTGAGTGCAGTATTCCATTTTCAAGCTACTTGCATGCTGTTATGAATAAATTTCATTGTATGTATTCTGCTTTAACTTTAAGATTTCTGTAGTGCAGACCATGGCAAATTTTGCTAAGCAAAGTACTTTTCCCCTTCTTGCCTTTGCTATGTAATGTTTCGCAGGTATTGATATCTGGAAAAGAAGAGCCAGAGGTGCCTCTTTCCCCTGCAATGGATGCTGTAATTAGAGTTTTTAAACGTGTCTGTGGACTGTCCGAGAATGAGGGTGATGCTAAGTTGTCTGGAGCTGCTGGAGTTGCATTTTGTTCCATTCGGTTCTTGGTGGCTTCCACTCAAGCAATAAATCTGATTGGAAAGCAAGGTTCACTAATCAAATCGATACAAGAGGGTACTGGAGCTTCTGTTAGAGTATTACCTGAAGGTATGCTTTTATATTTGTGCATACCTGTGAATTTTAGACGGTGCCACCTTTGTCGTGACTCATGTTTATAAATGgagaatgggaaaaaaaaaatttacttgatAATTATGACTGCGTGTTTTATTTGGCAGTTCAATCTTACGTCTAGATGTACTCCTAGCTCTCTTTTAAACATCTGGAATAAAATATCTTGAATAAATGTTGAATATGAATTTCACTGTTAAAATTAGTTGTAATTAAGAAGCATTAAGTCATTTAGGGATGTTAAATAGAGGGTAATTTAATTtggggagaaaataaaaagaacacttATCTGATATGAAATGTGCAATTGATGTATCTAGCATCCAGATCTTCCTGATCTTGTCAACGGAAACATGTGTCGCAGTTACGGCAGGAATGGAGATATTGCTGTATGACCATAATTTGTCATTGTGGCATTATTACGTGGTAAATATGATACAGAGTAGATTAGAAGTTTTTGGATTTGCATTTTGCTCAACTCATTTCTCGATGCCATTGTATAGAAGGATCATACTGATGCCAGTCACATCTCATCTGTCTAAACGTTTTCATTTACCATTTTCTTGTGTCTTCATTGGCCTGGGTTTGATCTTGAGTTCGTTTCTTAGGTCAAAGATTATtgtttttatgagaaaatgagCAACCTATTCATTTTGCACAAAATGTCTTGCTTCTAAGCTTTCATAGGcttcatttcaatattttttgtttgctCATTCGCCGATGTGCCCTGCCAAAGTGGccttctcttccctctcttttgGACCTCTCCAACACCTGAATTTTGGAAACCTTGTGTGCTAGAAAGCTCTTCTGGTGGACTGAGTGAAGTGGTCTAGTCAAATGGTTTTGTATGATGAAGCAATCTGCCTCTCGGtcttttatttgcattttcaaaactTGAGTTTGATCTTATAGAGTTATAACCGCAGGGGTAGTTTATTTGTATTTACTTAGTATATGGCTGAGGAATAACGTTGGGCTGTGGAGTTATATAATATTTGTTCCCTAAGACTATGAAAGCAgagcatgattttcattaatggGCTGGAATTTAGAGATACATAAGTATAAGCTGAGATTTTCACACATTCAGAGCATGTACATGGGTCATTCTGGGATGTCGATGCCATTTTAGTCAAACTTTCTCTCTGGAAACATGATCTCTAGTATGGAATTGTGAAATAATTTGCCCCTTCCTTCCTCTGGTGGTAATCATCCTTCCATAGGGTTCTTTGTAGTTGAATCACCGATCTTTGTACTAATTTGCCCCTTCCTTCCTCTGGTGGTAATCATCCTTTAATGTTAGTCGACTGTAGACACGATGCCAAGAACTATCGGAGAACATTCTAGTGTTACCAGAGAGGAGTTAATAGATGATTTAGGTTAGTGTTATCTGGTTATGTTATATTTGTCTTCTGACTGATCCATAGAAGTTCATAGATAAGTCATTCTTGTCTGATTTCAATTAGGTAGTGCAGCAACTCAACcagttttcttcctttctccctCTCTATTTCCCCCCATTTTTTGTTTACTGTctcatttgtttcctttttccttgatgaaatttaattaatggTTATGGGCCAAGTATTTCCTTTTTTCGAGTGCCTTTTTCTTAACATTATCTCCGGGCTGAGTTTTGAACAGTGATTTTTGCACTGTCAATTATTCTGAAATATCTTCGATGGCAGGTGAGTTGCCAATTTATGCTTCTACAGATGAGCGAATCGTGGAGTTGCAAGGAGAGGCATCAAAGGTTCTTAAAGCCGTAGAAGCAGTAGTTAAACACCTGAGGAAATTCTTGGTTGATCATAGtgttcttcctctttttgagaAGAGCGTAAGTCCTTATATGTTGAGTTGTACTTTGTAGTATTTACCTATAAGCTGAGTTGTTGCCTATATTTTTCTGCATTTAAGTACTAATTTTTCCCCACCCGTTTAGTGCAATAATGCAGCCCAACAAGATCGTGCATCTGAGACTTGGAGTGACAAGTCGGTATTGCATAGTGCTCCAACTGGAATGACAACCGATTATCCACTCTCTTCAAAGAGAGAATCGCTCTATATTGATCGTGAAAGTCAGTTGGAGCCGCAGATTGCACGTACTGGAGTTTCACTCTATGGACAAGATCCCTCCATACCTGCGATCCGATCGGCAAGATTTGGTCGTGCAGGTGCTCCTATTGTCACTCAGGTAAGTTCTTTTCTCTATCCGTTTTGGCTTCTTTAGTTAATTTTGCCTGATTTGTTGCAAAACTCTCTTGTAATGCTGATATGTATGAAACCTAGTCTATTCTGAAGCATTATGTGatcatttttgaatttcatttaCTTTTTAGGACTCATGTGGTGTTTTAGGCATCAATGGGGCGCATTAGCCCATTTAGTTAgctatctctttctttttatatgaATGAACCTAGATGTAGCATATTTAAAAGGATTTATGCTATACAAACGTCTTATCTGCTGTATTAAAAGCATGGCATCCATTCATCAACAAATTTCTACCAGAAGTGCGCAGTTTCTCGATAATTTTTCCTCTCCTTCATACAAAACCTCCATAACTGGAAAAAGAAGGATGACAAGATACTAGATTTGGCTGAAGATAGCCATTTCTTTACAAGCCTGACTCAATGAGGAGATGCCTAGAGTCTAGATAATGGACTCTACATACTAAACTCCATGAGTTGGCCTAATGTTGACTGGTCCATTGTAGTAAATAGAAGAATGTGATCCTGCTTTGTCAGGGAGTGATTATAATCCACCTCCATGGACCTATTTTCCAGCCCTTCATCATATATTACTGATGGACGTCCCTGGTATGCACCATGTTGATAGTGGACATCATTTTTAGGCTTGATTTACTGCATGAATGCCTTAGAGAATAGGAGATTTTTTGTACTTCCTGATTTGTGAATCCTCACATACTTTGTGCAGCACTTAAGTTTGTAACCCCTTGGTGAATTTGAGCTGTTGGAAATTGCTCTTCGCAAGGATCTGTCAGTACATGGGTCACGGTTGACCATAAGATGACGAAATACTCAGTATcatgcaaaaggaaaaatataagaaaGGCACAatgaaaaagttgcttcttcTATTTGCCCCTTTTTGGGTTCACCTGATATACATGCATGCTTTCTGTTGGGTGAAGTTCTCTGTAATGGCCTAGGTCCATTAGGCTAAATTCTGTGAATGGTGCTGCCACTTCACTGATTGAGATGGTGCTGCCACTTCACTGACAATAATTGAAAAGCAGGAGCTCATTTTCCCAGCCATCCCTTTCTaaacatgtttttatttcttggatTTCTGGATGTCGGGATTCTCTTATAAGTTTCTATATATTGGAATATTCTTCAGTTCCCTCTGTAACAAGAACTAAAACACGCAGGCCCACCAAAATACTTATAATGACACCCACACACAATCCTACACACTACTCacactactctctctctctctctctctctctctctcgcgcgcgcgcgcacTCTTAGATGTGCTCATCAGGCATGCCCACCTTAATGTCACTTCCAATTTACTTCACCCCATTTTCACCTTATTCCTCATTAGAAGCATCTCTGAAGTGCTCAAGGATTGTTTTGCTATGACATATGACGTACAGATGCTTTGGAAAATCTCAGTTTCTTAGTTGATATACCTTTTGTTATTCTTCAGAGTGAATCCCTGCTTGAAAATTCTGTCTCTTGCTCTTTTTTCCCAGGCCAAAGGCTTTCTTTCTGCTTTGATGCTTAAGTTAATATTTAGACGTGTAGTTGTCCAGACTTTTAATGGAAGGAGTATATGCTAGCAGATAAGAACAAATGGAGTTTTTTTCTGTGCTCTTCTATGTGGCTTAAGGCTTAGATTTCTGAAAATCTAAGATTATAATGACTAGTGAGCTATATCTACTGCATAATAGATTCAATCTTTGGCTGGTTGCAAAAGTAAAAACTTTGAGTTCATATTGAAGTCAGTAAGCTAttcttgtcttttcctttttattggtGTTGTATTGTTTAAATGTTTTCTCCTGTTTTAGGTTGTGCAAACAATGCAAATACCACTGACTTATGCTGAGGACATCATTGGCATTGGTGGGGCTAACAT
This genomic stretch from Eucalyptus grandis isolate ANBG69807.140 chromosome 3, ASM1654582v1, whole genome shotgun sequence harbors:
- the LOC104437325 gene encoding RNA-binding KH domain-containing protein PEPPER; translation: MAAAAAAAASAESPSADNLESEPQSPPLSASGVTDLNALPCEIMDASTNGAGAGAGAGAGAGADQTTTAEPPQAEADTQSAPQATAAEADKRWPGWPGDCVFRLVVPVLKVGSIIGRKGELIKKMCEETRARIRVLDAPVGTPDRVVLISGKEEPEVPLSPAMDAVIRVFKRVCGLSENEGDAKLSGAAGVAFCSIRFLVASTQAINLIGKQGSLIKSIQEGTGASVRVLPEGELPIYASTDERIVELQGEASKVLKAVEAVVKHLRKFLVDHSVLPLFEKSCNNAAQQDRASETWSDKSVLHSAPTGMTTDYPLSSKRESLYIDRESQLEPQIARTGVSLYGQDPSIPAIRSARFGRAGAPIVTQVVQTMQIPLTYAEDIIGIGGANIAYIRRTSGAILTVQESRGLPDEITVEIKGTTSEVQTAQQLIQEFINGHKEPVTSSYGKIDSGLRSYSQLGDTSYTSSSFSSQPYGGYGSSLGGYSSFRL